The Candidatus Methanoperedens sp. genome has a segment encoding these proteins:
- a CDS encoding (Fe-S)-binding protein — MGTTSNVQTCYQCGKCTSICPMRRVSKTSPRSSIYNSNVYGLDTKDIWTCLTCGLCPQECPQQVDFLSFIKEERTGKQPLEIAHLGVFTELAELSSRLDGNIIEKSADSKYGYFPGCVDSLGLFLHDVKTDFGEITTSSLKLLDRIGIKPQIMQMKCCGHDVLWQGKKDVFEKLKNYNTNYIKNSGIETLVTSCAECYRTFSKDYDLGIKVLHISELLDKLGLKVNAEVTYHDPCRLGRHMGIYDAPRKALTSNGAGLREMEHSREKALCCGVSSFMNCNEQTKALRIARMDEAQATGAKTLITTCPKCLAHFNCLKNEKDAVKKYDFDVVDLSVFLARQMEAGK, encoded by the coding sequence ATGGGTACAACGAGTAACGTACAAACCTGTTATCAGTGCGGTAAATGCACATCTATTTGCCCGATGCGCCGAGTCTCAAAAACATCCCCGCGCAGTTCTATTTATAATTCCAATGTGTACGGGCTTGATACAAAAGACATCTGGACATGCCTTACATGCGGCTTATGTCCCCAGGAGTGTCCCCAGCAGGTGGATTTCTTAAGTTTTATAAAAGAAGAGAGGACTGGAAAACAGCCGCTTGAGATTGCACATCTTGGCGTTTTCACGGAACTTGCGGAATTGAGTTCAAGGCTTGATGGAAACATTATCGAGAAATCAGCTGATTCGAAGTACGGCTATTTCCCGGGATGCGTGGACTCGCTGGGTTTATTCTTGCACGATGTCAAAACCGATTTCGGGGAAATCACCACATCATCCCTCAAGCTTCTTGACAGAATCGGCATAAAACCCCAGATTATGCAAATGAAATGCTGCGGTCATGATGTGCTCTGGCAGGGTAAAAAGGATGTTTTTGAAAAACTTAAAAATTACAATACTAATTACATAAAAAACAGCGGCATCGAAACCCTTGTTACCAGTTGCGCAGAATGTTACCGTACCTTTTCAAAGGATTACGATCTCGGGATCAAGGTGCTCCACATCTCAGAACTCCTGGACAAACTCGGATTGAAGGTAAACGCAGAGGTTACATATCATGATCCCTGCAGGCTTGGAAGGCACATGGGGATATACGACGCTCCGCGGAAGGCTCTCACCTCCAACGGCGCCGGCCTTAGGGAGATGGAACACTCGAGAGAAAAAGCCCTGTGCTGCGGGGTAAGCAGTTTCATGAACTGCAATGAGCAGACAAAAGCCCTGCGTATAGCCAGGATGGATGAAGCCCAGGCGACAGGTGCTAAAACATTGATAACCACCTGCCCAAAATGCCTTGCGCATTTTAACTGCCTGA
- the mcrD gene encoding methyl-coenzyme M reductase operon protein D — MVKTAPTPIQIRVFPQRLLQAATAERVLNEIDKVDGVIRMLINGKNLPRKVTCGPGTGADVNHPDRKVINVGDCALELHIIVGEILVEVEDESAAEKVRKACEQGLPFPFEFKRGHFIKRRPTLTDYGKYGFRSRTDERINLDDERMLGLTDPDAKAEGNICVIGKEEEK; from the coding sequence ATGGTAAAAACAGCCCCAACCCCCATCCAGATAAGAGTATTTCCGCAGCGGCTACTGCAGGCGGCTACGGCTGAAAGAGTTTTGAACGAGATAGACAAGGTCGATGGGGTAATAAGAATGCTCATCAACGGGAAAAACCTGCCCAGAAAGGTCACATGCGGACCCGGCACTGGCGCTGATGTCAACCATCCTGACAGGAAAGTTATTAATGTCGGGGATTGTGCACTCGAGCTGCATATTATCGTCGGAGAGATACTGGTAGAAGTCGAGGATGAAAGTGCTGCCGAGAAGGTCAGAAAAGCATGTGAGCAGGGGCTTCCCTTCCCCTTCGAGTTCAAGCGCGGGCACTTCATAAAGAGAAGACCCACCCTTACCGATTACGGCAAGTACGGGTTCAGGAGCAGGACAGATGAAAGAATCAATCTTGATGATGAAAGGATGCTTGGCTTAACAGACCCGGATGCAAAAGCTGAAGGCAACATCTGCGTAATCGGGAAAGAGGAAGAAAAATAA
- a CDS encoding protease inhibitor I42 family protein yields the protein MKKIARKNLIYIVLAILAVCAIIVLAWFAPLQRTAGVIIVSETSISQGAAENNTEMESVKVHGTFWNEGDLVAKNLTATVIFTDAAHNKVVRKTVPVGGDLLPNKGLFMEFDSEYLRERTVPKTEVNVTIQYDWMENGLLKTTSTPSTTPAPIHVADKINLNIDYNGRQMELTKGQTLNVTLEANPSTGYSWEVVELNKNIIHQIGEAEYQQISNFTSEHPMVGAPVMQTFQFEVINTGQTTLKLVYRRSWEKDVAPLNNFSIDLAVR from the coding sequence ATGAAAAAAATAGCAAGAAAGAATTTGATTTACATTGTGCTTGCAATTCTGGCAGTTTGCGCAATAATTGTACTTGCCTGGTTTGCCCCCCTGCAAAGAACTGCAGGAGTAATAATTGTTAGCGAAACCAGTATTTCGCAGGGAGCGGCAGAAAATAATACGGAAATGGAAAGTGTGAAAGTGCACGGAACATTCTGGAATGAGGGGGACTTAGTTGCCAAAAATTTGACTGCCACAGTAATATTTACAGACGCAGCACATAACAAAGTTGTCAGGAAAACTGTCCCGGTGGGAGGAGACCTGCTCCCGAACAAAGGGCTATTTATGGAATTTGATTCAGAATATTTAAGAGAGAGGACAGTACCGAAAACAGAAGTAAACGTAACGATCCAGTACGATTGGATGGAAAACGGGCTGTTAAAAACCACTTCAACGCCGTCTACAACCCCTGCACCCATCCATGTAGCCGATAAAATTAATTTAAATATAGATTACAATGGACGGCAAATGGAACTTACTAAAGGGCAAACCTTAAACGTAACTCTTGAGGCAAATCCAAGTACAGGTTATTCATGGGAAGTGGTAGAACTCAACAAGAATATAATACACCAAATTGGAGAAGCAGAATACCAGCAAATTTCCAACTTCACCAGCGAACATCCTATGGTAGGTGCTCCTGTAATGCAGACCTTTCAATTTGAAGTTATAAACACAGGGCAAACAACTCTTAAATTAGTCTATCGTCGGTCGTGGGAAAAGGATGTAGCACCCCTGAATAACTTTTCCATTGACTTAGCTGTACGCTAA